From a single Oxalobacter vibrioformis genomic region:
- the mfd gene encoding transcription-repair coupling factor: MPADFKKFLPRPGQRYALPVLHGSADSLAITLAAAELKGQNRMLVVVTAHASDARRILEEIPWFHKDPENPLRCHLLPDWETLPYDTFSPHQDLVSQRLATLYEIQNGRCDVLIVPATTALLKLAPPAFLAAYTFFFRQDERIDEAQLRSQLTLAGYHHVSQVMSPGEYSVRGGLIDLFPMGSSLPYRLDLFGDTIETIKTFDADSQRSLYPVPEMRILPGREFPTDEEARAFFRSRWREVFEGDPTLSVIYRDIASGITSAGIEYYLPLFFEETATLFHYLPDDAVFTLVGNVDDAIERFWTDTLSRYAFLRADRERPVLPPEQLFLKSEDFFVLAKPHARWVLQTDDAPSELSSPIPDITINRRADDPLSNLRAWLGKSGKRTLICAESAGRRETMQQLFNEYNLPVAPCSSYVDFVTSDEPLMFGISPIQSGFSLGHVLGDLNLITETELYANSGRRAGRKRQEGAIQIEHMVRDLSELKIGDPVVHANHGIGRYRGLVSMDLGQGETEFLLLHYAQNTALYVPVSQLHVISRYAGTSPDDAPLHTLGSGQWEKARQQAARKVHDTAAELLDLYAKRAMRKGHAFPLTMRDYEVFADSFDFEETPDQSAAIQAVIEDMTSDKPMDRLICGDVGFGKTEVALRAAFIAVMGGKQVAILAPTTLLAEQHAQTFADRFADWPIRIAELSRFKTAKQVTQTIKALADGTVDIVIGTHKLLSKDVHFARLGLVIIDEEHRFGVRQKEALKTLRTDVDVLTLTATPIPRTLGMALEGLRSFSIIATAPQKRLAIKTFVRSENDSVIREACQRELKRGGQVYFLHNEVETIENRRAMLEKLLPEARIGVAHGQMHERDLEKVMRDFVAQRYNILLCTTIIETGIDVPNANTMLMHRADKFGLAQLHQLRGRIGRSHHQAYAYLMVHDTMTLSKPAQRRLDAIRQMEDLGSGFFLAMHDLEIRGAGEVLGDEQSGEIQEIGFQLYSDMLKEAVRAMKKGEEPDFDASFRTTTEINLHTPALLPSDYCAGVNERLSLYKRLASSETPEEISDLQEEMIDRFGKLPDEAQALIDTHRLRILAKTAGITKIDAHAEAISLQFMPNPPIDALKIIELIQKDKNIRLNGPEKLRITAKTPDLNSRVAKIRSTIQSLTA; the protein is encoded by the coding sequence ATGCCAGCCGATTTCAAGAAATTCCTCCCCCGCCCCGGTCAGCGTTATGCCCTGCCAGTTCTGCATGGATCGGCAGATTCGCTTGCTATTACACTGGCCGCCGCCGAGCTCAAGGGGCAAAACCGCATGCTGGTTGTTGTGACCGCTCATGCGTCCGATGCACGCCGCATCCTGGAAGAAATTCCCTGGTTTCACAAAGACCCGGAAAACCCCCTTCGCTGCCATCTCCTGCCGGATTGGGAAACCCTTCCCTACGATACCTTTTCCCCTCACCAGGACCTGGTATCACAGCGTCTTGCCACACTCTATGAAATCCAGAATGGCCGGTGTGACGTCCTGATCGTGCCTGCTACAACCGCACTCCTCAAGCTTGCCCCTCCCGCTTTTCTCGCGGCCTATACCTTCTTTTTCAGGCAGGATGAAAGAATAGATGAAGCCCAGCTGCGCTCCCAGCTGACACTGGCCGGATACCACCATGTCTCCCAGGTCATGTCACCGGGTGAATATTCGGTACGTGGCGGCCTGATTGATCTTTTTCCGATGGGATCGAGCCTGCCGTACCGCCTGGATCTTTTCGGCGACACGATTGAAACGATCAAGACGTTTGACGCAGACTCCCAGCGTTCTCTTTATCCCGTCCCCGAAATGCGCATTCTTCCCGGGCGGGAGTTCCCCACGGATGAAGAAGCACGGGCTTTTTTCCGAAGCCGCTGGCGTGAAGTCTTTGAGGGAGACCCCACCCTTTCCGTCATCTACCGGGACATTGCATCCGGTATCACCTCGGCCGGTATCGAATACTACCTGCCCCTCTTCTTTGAAGAAACCGCCACTCTTTTCCATTACCTGCCGGACGATGCGGTATTTACGCTGGTTGGCAATGTTGACGACGCTATTGAGCGTTTCTGGACAGACACGCTCTCGCGCTACGCTTTCCTGCGTGCCGATCGTGAGCGTCCTGTACTGCCGCCAGAGCAGCTTTTTCTCAAAAGCGAGGATTTCTTCGTTCTGGCAAAACCGCATGCACGCTGGGTACTCCAGACAGATGATGCGCCCTCTGAACTCTCATCCCCCATACCGGATATCACCATCAATCGCCGGGCGGATGACCCGTTGAGCAATCTGCGAGCCTGGCTGGGTAAAAGCGGCAAACGCACACTGATCTGCGCGGAATCTGCCGGACGCCGGGAAACCATGCAGCAGCTTTTCAATGAGTACAACCTGCCCGTGGCACCATGCAGCAGCTACGTGGATTTCGTTACCTCGGATGAGCCGCTGATGTTTGGTATTTCTCCCATCCAGAGCGGCTTTTCGCTTGGCCATGTGCTGGGCGATTTGAACCTCATCACCGAAACCGAGCTATATGCCAATTCCGGCAGGCGGGCGGGCAGAAAACGCCAGGAAGGCGCCATCCAGATCGAGCACATGGTGCGCGATCTGTCAGAACTCAAAATCGGCGATCCGGTTGTCCATGCCAACCACGGCATCGGCCGGTACCGTGGCCTGGTGAGCATGGATCTTGGGCAGGGTGAAACCGAATTTCTGCTCCTGCATTATGCCCAGAATACAGCGCTATACGTTCCCGTTTCCCAACTGCACGTCATTTCCCGCTATGCCGGCACCTCCCCCGATGATGCGCCACTGCACACGCTGGGATCAGGGCAATGGGAAAAAGCCCGACAGCAGGCAGCCAGGAAAGTCCACGACACCGCCGCAGAACTGCTTGACCTTTATGCGAAAAGGGCCATGCGAAAAGGACATGCCTTCCCGCTGACGATGCGGGATTATGAAGTATTTGCAGACAGCTTCGACTTCGAGGAAACACCGGATCAGTCAGCGGCAATCCAGGCGGTCATCGAAGACATGACATCGGACAAACCGATGGACCGTCTCATCTGCGGCGATGTCGGCTTTGGCAAAACCGAGGTAGCGCTCCGCGCCGCCTTCATCGCCGTCATGGGCGGCAAACAGGTCGCTATCCTTGCGCCCACAACGCTTTTGGCTGAACAGCATGCCCAGACCTTTGCGGATCGCTTTGCCGACTGGCCGATACGTATTGCCGAGCTTTCCCGCTTCAAGACCGCCAAACAGGTAACCCAGACCATCAAGGCACTGGCAGACGGCACCGTGGATATTGTTATCGGCACGCACAAGCTGCTTTCAAAGGATGTGCACTTTGCCCGTCTCGGACTGGTCATCATTGATGAAGAACACCGTTTTGGCGTGCGCCAGAAAGAAGCATTGAAAACCCTGCGAACCGATGTGGATGTGCTGACACTCACGGCCACCCCCATTCCCCGGACACTCGGCATGGCACTGGAAGGCCTGCGAAGCTTCTCCATCATCGCGACCGCACCGCAAAAAAGGCTGGCCATCAAGACCTTTGTCCGCAGCGAAAATGACTCCGTCATCCGCGAAGCCTGCCAACGCGAACTCAAGCGCGGCGGACAGGTGTACTTCCTGCATAACGAAGTGGAAACCATCGAAAACCGCCGGGCCATGCTGGAAAAACTCCTGCCGGAAGCCCGGATCGGCGTGGCGCACGGCCAGATGCACGAACGCGACCTGGAAAAGGTCATGCGGGATTTCGTCGCCCAGCGATACAACATCCTTTTGTGCACCACCATCATTGAAACCGGCATTGACGTGCCCAATGCCAACACCATGCTCATGCACCGGGCTGACAAATTCGGACTCGCCCAGCTTCACCAGCTTCGGGGAAGAATCGGACGCTCACACCACCAGGCTTATGCCTACCTGATGGTGCATGACACGATGACACTTTCCAAACCGGCGCAAAGGCGGCTTGACGCCATCCGTCAGATGGAAGACCTCGGCAGTGGCTTTTTTCTGGCCATGCACGATCTGGAAATACGCGGTGCAGGTGAAGTGCTGGGAGATGAACAATCCGGTGAAATTCAGGAAATCGGCTTTCAGCTGTACTCCGACATGCTGAAAGAAGCCGTACGTGCCATGAAAAAAGGCGAAGAACCTGATTTTGACGCCTCTTTCAGAACAACAACCGAAATCAATCTCCATACCCCGGCGCTTTTGCCATCTGACTACTGTGCAGGCGTCAACGAACGCCTGTCCCTGTACAAGCGTCTGGCCAGCAGCGAAACCCCGGAAGAAATAAGCGACCTGCAGGAGGAAATGATTGACCGTTTCGGCAAACTGCCGGATGAGGCACAGGCCCTGATTGATACCCATCGCCTGCGTATCCTTGCAAAAACGGCAGGGATTACCAAAATCGACGCCCATGCCGAAGCCATTTCGTTGCAGTTCATGCCCAATCCGCCGATAGATGCGCTGAAAATCATTGAGCTGATCCAGAAAGACAAGAATATCCGACTGAACGGCCCCGAAAAACTGCGGATTACGGCAAAAACCCCCGATCTCAATTCCCGTGTAGCAAAAATCCGGTCAACAATACAGTCACTGACGGCCTAG